AGCTATTCAAAGCTATGTATAGGCAGCAAGCACAAAGTGTGGGCTAAATAAAGCATTCCCCGCTTGTATTATCACCGGAATGGTTTAAACAATACATATAAATTGCAACAGACGTGAAAGGAGAACAATGCCGAGCAGAAATAGTGCTGATTGAAGGATATTGAATCAGCTGAATTCCGGTGATGATGTCTTCTGACGGGATGATCAAACGTCATCCACGTGACTTGTTCCTTACGCTCCTTTGAGCATCCTTCAAAGAGAGCCTTGGTAAGGCACTACGTAACTCTTACTACCTACTGATACGTGCCTATGAGATTCGCCCAGAAAGGCAAGACGGAAACATCATACATGGTGCCATGTCTATTGACTTAATTTCTTACTATGTACTCAACCGCACCGATCTCCACCTATCACACATGAGGACTTCGTAAATCGGAAATATCTATATCAATCACAAATAAAATGCAGTTTCAGTCAGAAGCCCCAGGCTTCTCTGGTATCGAGGCGTCTTTAGACTGCCTTAAGATTCCCAATAAACTGAATACTGGCCCCACAAAACCGGCGTCATGGTATCTTCCGTTTCTCCTCTTGTTCCTCCCAAGTCCCCCCTCTTTCAACACATATCCAACCGAGATTTTCTGCAAACCCTCTGGACAAAGGAAATGGGGAGTTAAACGACATATAAAGCAAAACCGTAAAAGCACACGGAACACAAGGGACCAGACACAAGTATGGCACGAGCCATTGCACATGTATCGCATCCTAAATACAGGCCATATAAAGTAACAAAACCGAAAAATAGCAAACTGGTACGCTGAGGGAAAGAAATGTCGGCAGATCGCGAAAGCTGCCCGGCAGACAGAGGTATGTTGCGAATATAACTCCCAAAAGCACATAAACCCTCACAAACCACAAACCATTAGTGTACCATATAATGAGAACACGACCCTTATTAAAAGCATTTGAGAACTGAAGTCAGGGTGATTTTATATCAAACCCCCGTTAAATGTGTTGTTGCAGGAGTTGGGGCGCAATCATGTGGGGTGCCATCATACTACCCATTGAGGATTGTAAAGCGATAGAAGATGGCATCGACGTCACAACGGGAACACCATTGACATGGTGATGAATGGACTCAGATGGCgagtcttcctcatcgtTCGAGATAGATTCGTTATCCTCGTTCTCCAAATCATCATCGTTGAGCAATGGTTGATGGCCATCTTGTTGAGCCTCATGAATGCGGCGGTGTCTATAATATTTGGTAAGCAAGATGATACAAATTCAAGAAGGTAGGCGATGGTGGTGACTTACTGCGCCAAATTGTCGGACCTAGAGAAGGCCTTGTTGCAATAGGGGCAAGGGTATGGTCGCTCCTGGGTATGAGTCCTCACGTGTCTAGAAGCTAAAGGTCAGCGGACGTCTACAGAGATTATGACTAAAACAAGCCGTTTTGCGAGTGTTCAAAATGAATAGTGGGCTGAAGCTTACCGTTTCAAATGCTCCAATCTCTTGAAGAGTCGGCCGCACGAAGGAATCGGGCACGAATGCGACTTCTGTGGGTAAGGACCAAGTTCCATCATAGTAGCACTGCGGGCGCGACGCACGGGGCCTGTCCCATAACGGTCGCTCTTCTGACCGATACTGTTGTGAACAGCGGATTCCATGGTTCCATTGGTAGGAAGAGCTCCCAGGTCATCCGGTGTCTGCCTGACGCGCATGGAGCTTTGCTCGCGAGTTTCATCCACGTTCGAGAGAGGTGTGCCATTGCGCGACATTTCCTGCAGCAGGTTCTTCTGGGGAAGAGCAGCCGAATGATACCCGCCATTCATGGAACGATGTAGCGAGTCATGTCGCGAATCGTCAATCTCACCCGGCGCAACCGAGCTGGAAACAGAGCGTCGCAGGTCACTAGGCTTGTGCGCGGCGTACGACATCGACTGCCCCGGAGGCGCAGGAGACTGAGTAGCGGACGCAATAGGGTTAGCGGCGCCTGGCGGTATGGAAGACCGACGGCGACGTTGCTTATAAGTTGGTGATCCCTCTAAAACCGAGTATACATTGGAGTGGAAATTTCTAGCCGGTGTGGGAAAATGCGCGCTTGCCAGGTTGGACGGCGGAAGGTGAACCATCGGGTTGAAGCCAGATGCAGTAGACATCTCTGGAATCGCAGTGTACAAGCCCGTGTCTTCATTGGCAATATAAGCAGGCTCTGTGCCCATGTGAGAGGTGTGCTGGGGAGGCGTAACGGGCTCAAAGGATAAACCACGGTTACTATAATCTTCATATTGCGACGACACAAAAGAAGGTGCTGGCGAATACTCGACGAAGGTCGGCATTGAAGAGTGGCGCTGATGGACGCGAGCCATGGGCATCCCGTTGCGGTCGTATTGGATAGCACCGTAATCCGCCTCGCGTTTAATAATGTTCTGAGCCAGTGTATTGGGCATCGGAATTGACGTGTACATCTGGGGATTGCCCGATTCGTCCGCGAGAAGGGGGAGCGACGGAGGAGCCATCTGGGGAGCCATctggggaggaggcattGCGTCAACGGTCCGAACGACTGGGGATGCAGATTGGCCATATGTCGTACTTGCGTGTGCAGCAAACGATGAAGAATTCGCTTGTTGTGCCTTTGTGAGTTGCTCATACAGCGACTGGGATGAATCAAACTCAAAAGACAAAGCCGGCTCGCTGACTGCGACAGTGGTAGCTTCCtgtcccatcttctcccgtTTCAAGTCGCGCTCCAGCGCATCGAGAAACAGCCTGTCATGAGGCACGCTATACCAATAAAAGACCTTCTGTTTTTTCTGTGTTCGGATGCAGTTGTTCTTGTAGAGGAAATCGAGGAACGGGCTCTTCGGTTCTTCCAGCGTAGCATCGGTCCCAGCCTTCAAGTTTCGCAAGTCGGAAAAGATACCTTCCTCGAATTTCTTTGAGTTTTTGACCGGTCGTCCAAAGGCTTGAAATCGGAATGCGAGACAACGGACGATATCGGTTCCCGAAATGTGGAAAAGGTTGCTCCTGTAGGGGGAGGTGGTTAATAGGGTTCATCGCCGGGGAGAAGTATATTCCATTGATCAAACTAACCAGAGAACACATGAGATATAATCACCAGTTGGGAGAAGGAATCTCCGGATAAGTTGGTCGGGCTGCCAGTCCACTGGCGCCGAAAGAAGGAAGTATTTCACTAGGCCAGTTAGCTAAGCGCCAAACAGGACAAGCGAGCGATCGCATCTTACAATTATCAActtgctggagctggactTGCGCATCGTGAGGCAGGCTCTGCTGCGCTTCATTCGATAGCATGAACGTCTCTGGCTTCTGGGGCGGCGCCATCGGCGCGCCGTGTtgggggatttggggatACATTTCCGTGACCTAGGAAAATGACAAGAGTCAGAGTGAGAAATGAGCATACGGGGCCATCTACCGGGGTAGGCTTCGATAGTGACGGCCAAATCGAGTAACACAGCGAGGATACGTACAGTCAGGACGCTCCGTCGTAAGTTCGGCCAGGGAGCTCCTACTTGAGACGGGGTGGATGAAGTGACAAGTTGGATATTAAGGCAAAACGAAGAACGTTTGATATGGCGATAAAGTGTTGGATAAGAAACAGCGAACGGTGGTGGGAAATGGAGGCTATTCAAACACAATCCGAGGAACCAGCCTCCTACAAAGGTTGTTTGTTAGAGAGAGGTTTGAAGAAGCCGCCTCAAAGAGAAGGGACAAAAGGGtaaagaaagagggagagaatAAACTGGGCCAGCCCGTTTCTAATTCTCTTTGAATAGCTCGCACGGCGAAATTgaaacgaaaagaaggagaacaAACAAGAGGCAAGTCGCGATGAGGGGAGggggggaagagaaagagagcgCGGATGAAGGAGGACTTGCTTTTTCAAAGTGTTGAGAGAAGCGGTTTGGAGGccggggggaagaaggagtaATAATGGGCCTTGTTATTATTTCGGGCGAACAGAGGTGCTAATAATAATGCGGTAAGAATAATAACaggaaaataataataaataatgAATAATTATGATAATCTGAACCAGCCAGTGCGGGTGATTGCTGAGGGGTTCAGAACCAGAGAGGAATTCAGGGAGAGACGGGGGACGATGGATCGCATTCGCTCGGAGTcggtcgtcctcgtcgttcgactttctctctcttctgaTCTCCTGCGCTCTGACTGGCTCAATCACCTGGTCACTGCAGGAGCTGGGCTACTGGAGGCGCACAGCGCAAAAAGAGGACCAGAGGCCGTCTTCGTTAGACTGGAGACTAAGAAAGGCCAGCAAGGAAAAGCGGAGTCGGCGCGAGGGACTGGTCGGCCTGGTGGAGACTGATACGTGACGTGTTCAATACCAGGTACCTCCACCTTTTCTTCACAAACTAGGCGCATCTGTAAGATACCACGGTAACGGTGCCGTCACGTACCACAGGCGAGAATCACAGAGTAGAGGGAGTGGGGATCTCGACCGGGTCCAGGTCAACAGAAATAGAAGGCTAGAAGCTACTCCATACATTGATGTCTCTACTCAGTTGACTGAGTTTGTCGTGCCGCCCTGTTCGGCTCGAGCCTCGAGTACCGGGAGCCTGAAGCCGTGCCGTCATCGTCATTCGAGTCCCTCGAGTCCTTCTTCCAGCACCAGGGGTATGCCTTAAGACGCCGTTGAAAGCACGTCAATTGGAACTATG
Above is a window of Aspergillus puulaauensis MK2 DNA, chromosome 2, nearly complete sequence DNA encoding:
- the steA gene encoding sexual development transcription factor SteA (COG:K;~EggNog:ENOG410PFQA;~InterPro:IPR036236,IPR003120,IPR013087;~PFAM:PF13894,PF02200,PF00096;~go_component: GO:0005634 - nucleus [Evidence IEA];~go_function: GO:0003700 - DNA-binding transcription factor activity [Evidence IEA];~go_process: GO:0006355 - regulation of transcription, DNA-templated [Evidence IEA]) codes for the protein MYPQIPQHGAPMAPPQKPETFMLSNEAQQSLPHDAQVQLQQVDNLKYFLLSAPVDWQPDQLIRRFLLPTGDYISCVLWSNLFHISGTDIVRCLAFRFQAFGRPVKNSKKFEEGIFSDLRNLKAGTDATLEEPKSPFLDFLYKNNCIRTQKKQKVFYWYSVPHDRLFLDALERDLKREKMGQEATTVAVSEPALSFEFDSSQSLYEQLTKAQQANSSSFAAHASTTYGQSASPVVRTVDAMPPPQMAPQMAPPSLPLLADESGNPQMYTSIPMPNTLAQNIIKREADYGAIQYDRNGMPMARVHQRHSSMPTFVEYSPAPSFVSSQYEDYSNRGLSFEPVTPPQHTSHMGTEPAYIANEDTGLYTAIPEMSTASGFNPMVHLPPSNLASAHFPTPARNFHSNVYSVLEGSPTYKQRRRRSSIPPGAANPIASATQSPAPPGQSMSYAAHKPSDLRRSVSSSVAPGEIDDSRHDSLHRSMNGGYHSAALPQKNLLQEMSRNGTPLSNVDETREQSSMRVRQTPDDLGALPTNGTMESAVHNSIGQKSDRYGTGPVRRARSATMMELGPYPQKSHSCPIPSCGRLFKRLEHLKRHVRTHTQERPYPCPYCNKAFSRSDNLAQHRRIHEAQQDGHQPLLNDDDLENEDNESISNDEEDSPSESIHHHVNGVPVVTSMPSSIALQSSMGSMMAPHMIAPQLLQQHI